From one Plasmodium malariae genome assembly, chromosome: 12 genomic stretch:
- the COX11 gene encoding cytochrome c oxidase assembly protein COX11, putative, which translates to MSVIKIFFSILSSRRRNKLKNNMLVIEKKEKIETPYIYLSISAFMFGLSFAFVPLYQLICQSTGYGGEIRKKLDISSLMNKKVNNKNRLIEVNFTSQSNMPWVFEPEQKSIIVKPGETVLAFYKAKNLLNKPIIGIALYHVLPDEAGLYFNKIQCFCFEEQMLNANEEIDLPVLFFIDPDILNDSRLKNLEKITLSYIFFESDSEIPEEYQHLSRVIATKKKADFQVM; encoded by the coding sequence ATGAGTGtaatcaaaattttttttagtatattaAGCAGTAGAAGAAGAAATAAGTTGAAGAATAATATGTTAGTaatagaaaagaaagaaaaaatagaaactccttatatatatttatccatATCTGCATTTATGTTTGGTTTATCCTTTGCTTTTGTTCCATTGTATCAACTTATTTGCCAGTCAACTGGATATGGAGGagaaatacgaaaaaaattagatattagtagtttaatgaataaaaaagtaaataataagaatagaTTAATTGAAGTTAACTTTACAAGCCAGTCTAATATGCCATGGGTATTCGAACCAGAgcaaaaaagtattattgtGAAACCTGGTGAAACAGTATTAGCATTTTATAAAGCTAAAAATCTGCTAAACAAACCTATAATAGGAATAGCACTATATCATGTACTGCCGGACGAAGCAggcttatattttaataaaattcaatGCTTTTGTTTTGAAGAACAAATGTTAAATGCAAATGAAGAAATTGATTTACctgttctattttttattgatcctgatattttaaatgattctagattaaaaaatttagaaaaaattacgttatcatatatattttttgagtCTGATTCAGAAATTCCAGAGGAATATCAACATCTTTCAAGAGTAATTGcaacaaagaaaaaagcaGATTTTCAAGTTATGTGA
- the CITH gene encoding trailer hitch homolog, putative, producing MSSVSTLPYIGSKISLISNSEIRYEGILYTINTHESTVALQNVRSFGTEGRRQPDIPPSNEVYDFIIFRGKDIKDVTVSEAAKTIPDDPAIVSMNVAPSTKNSLTENINYNNNMNMNKTLKIPNNMVQSNDRNMNVNNRRYFNRPNYYTHYNSNNNGSRNFNSYRFKNFRKYERPSYVIGELESQPNPALKSKFSPDFDFSTNNLKFDKCNVLDEKSKDTLSMNNSLQVGGYDKNSSFFDNISCETLDKQQGKDEKVDRERLRMLDVDTFGIAAAHYRANVHNRNKLRNNRNNKMMGNFNYINYNKNQNPFNRYSAF from the coding sequence atgtcttCCGTATCAACTTTGCCATATATAGGAAGTAAAATTTCGTTAATTTCCAATTCTGAGATAAGGTATGAGGGTATTCTGTACACGATAAATACGCATGAATCGACTGTTGCATTACAAAATGTTAGATCATTTGGAACAGAAGGAAGAAGACAACCAGATATCCCTCCATCAAACGAAGTTTATGACTTTATAATATTCCGAGGGAAGGATATAAAAGATGTAACAGTTAGTGAAGCTGCTAAAACTATACCGGATGACCCAGCAATAGTGTCAATGAACGTAGCACCATCGACTAAAAATAGTTTAacggaaaatataaattataacaataacatGAATATGAATAAGACATTAAAAATCCCTAATAATATGGTGCAGTCAAATGATAGAAATATGAACGTAAATAATAGAAGATACTTTAATAGACCGAATTATTATACCcattataatagtaataataatggtagtagaaattttaatagttatagatttaaaaattttagaaaatatgaaagaCCTAGTTATGTTATCGGAGAGTTGGAATCACAGCCAAACCCTGCACTAAAAAGTAAGTTCAGCCCAGATTTTGATTTTagtacaaataatttaaaattcgACAAATGCAATGTATTAGATGAAAAGAGTAAGGACACTTTGTCAATGAACAATAGTCTTCAAGTAGGTGGTTATGACAAAAATTCCAGTTTCTTTGATAACATTAGTTGTGAAACATTAGACAAACAACAAGGAAAAGATGAAAAGGTTGACAGAGAAAGGTTACGAATGTTAGACGTTGACACCTTTGGAATAGCAGCAGCACACTATAGAGCAAATGTGCATAAcagaaataaattaagaaataacagaaataataaaatgatggGGAACTTTAAttacattaattataataaaaatcaaaatCCATTTAATAGATATTCAgccttttaa
- the PmUG01_12080100 gene encoding conserved protein, unknown function: protein MRNYVIFNRDEKKLLFEKFESEILNLLKIHNVFLIAGRLGFDELIKLVLILYEKKFHALNETSKLCLVFSEKIFTNCYHLIEDDSRDFFSFLNDYDNRNVDTKGSNKILVLDESKLLQKILFDPLLIEFNIVILTNIHKRLTKTDLILSLLKKILVKRNDLFIFIFSDFFVENVLNFFDSYNSKLNFNLTASSTSRSIEHERIDLQDAAENNAPILEEGEKSENAHKKSEDSIILFHHLKKENRDDIARREKYREIKREKKERKKYKKGSKSSSSYERMKILNYEKKHNILKNEKEKIIGKLKRQWGTPLEDHIYIKKHARKNSDGDNEQQGNKKSSSIKSKKLKDLLNNKKKYFSRSRSNSLLKDKEIDKVLFLNNCENSIFSDSDMEDQKKLKFKGEKGKGDTLKKKKNALNCFFVNSAKHSLVPDDYKDEIDDFQIIDRKHVNNANYEINKKLEEWKDVVEKLEKINNVISIFIFNILNYSSFNNYEAKQRRTKEFQHNQIYYLKERCSNYLEMSITLIKKLYEDKKRTDQNILIYLNNEYEIDVVKKGLRNKNIESTHIEIIYDAYRDDIDLYELKNKIIIVKDIVFYFYNKFKNVKYMIDTCFMKDKIYDYDLNVTNEFTVLCSKSICEERRLACNSSICFRLITLNDYMDLLDEFPIPEILKKDIFYNIYFLKTIGIKNICSFDFVTAPMLKSLKRCFELFYILKLMDIDGNLIDKKLSLLICYLPLKFKYSIFLLNSIRYKCVGEVSIIISMLINEPIFLYNNKNVNRLKTMRLSLMAEESDILSYYNIFQNFEMAKNKKSFCNDNFLVYRSIKKATKFFIKLKRILHDFGIDMERSNNIEFIFKAKISAFFYNVSKVVKDNKYELLNKRSGPRLFHLDSLSVLNEREEVKRKFIVYTDAYSNNESRIFIRHASIIDPSWLTNVCPSYFSNQHEQKFEEVQT, encoded by the coding sequence ATGAGAAACTACGTGATATTCAATAGAGATGAAAAGAAATTACTGTTTGAAAAGTTTGAAAgtgaaattttaaatttattaaaaatacataatgtTTTCCTCATCGCTGGTAGACTGGGTTTTGACGAATTAATAAAACTAgttctaattttatatgaaaagaaaTTTCATGCATTAAATGAAACTAGCAAATTATGCTTAGTATTTtctgaaaaaatttttaccaaTTGTTATCACCTAATTGAAGATGACTCAAGagattttttttcctttttaaatgATTATGACAACAGAAATGTAGATACCAAAGGAAGTAACAAAATTTTAGTTCTTGATGAATCAAAGCtacttcaaaaaatattatttgacCCGCTACTAATTGAGTTTAATATAGTAATTTTAACAAACATTCACAAAAGACTAACAAAAACAGATTTAATTCTATCACTGTTAAAGAAGATTCTTGTAAAAAGAAACGacttattcatttttatcttttctgATTTTTTTGTTGAAAATGTTCTTAACTTTTTTGATTCATATAATAGTAAACTCAATTTTAACCTAACAGCGTCGTCAACAAGTAGAAGTATAGAACATGAACGAATAGATCTGCAAGATGCTGCTGAAAATAATGCTCCGATATTGGAAGAAGGagaaaaaagtgaaaatgcACATAAGAAAAGTGAAGatagtataatattattccatcatttaaaaaaggaaaaccgGGATGACATTGCAAGAAGGGAAAAATATAGAGAAATCAaacgagaaaaaaaagaacgcaaaaaatataaaaaaggtagTAAAAGTAGTAGTAGTTATGAACGCATGAAAATCcttaattatgaaaaaaaacataatattttaaagaatgaaaaagaaaaaatcataGGGAAATTAAAAAGACAATGGGGTACACCTTTAGAAGatcacatttatataaagaagcATGCTCGTAAAAACAGCGATGGAGATAATGAACAAcagggaaataaaaaaagttcgTCCATAAAAAGTAAGAAATTGAAggatttattaaataataaaaaaaaatacttttcaAGGAGTAGAAGTAACAGCCTACTAAAAGATAAAGAGATAGATAAAgttttattcttaaataattgtgaaaattctattttttccgATTCCGATATGGAAGATcagaaaaaattgaaattcaAAGGAGAGAAAGGCAAAGGAGAcacacttaaaaaaaaaaaaaatgcgttAAATTGCTTCTTTGTAAACTCAGCTAAGCACTCTTTAGTTCCTGATGATTATAAAGATGAAATCGATGATTTTCAGATCATAGACAGAAAACATGTAAATAATGCAAACTacgaaattaataaaaaattagaagaaTGGAAAGATGTTGTAGAAAagttagaaaaaattaataacgtCATTagcatattcatttttaatattttgaattatagTAGTTTCAATAATTATGAGGCGAAACAAAGGCGGACAAAGGAGTTTCAGCATAACCAAATTTATTACCTGAAAGAAAGATGTTCCAATTACTTAGAAATGAGCATCACGCtgattaaaaaattatatgaggATAAGAAAAGAACTGATCAgaatattcttatttatttaaataatgaatatgaaATAGATGTAGTTAAAAAGGGTTTgcgaaataaaaatattgaaagcacgcatatagaaataatatatgatgcGTATAGAGATGATATagatttatatgaattaaagaacaaaattataattgtaaaagATATAgtgttttacttttataacaAGTTCAAAAATGTGAAATACATGATAGATACATGCTTTATGAAAGACAAAATTTATGATTATGATTTAAATGTAACAAATGAATTTACTGTATTATGTAGTAAAAGCATATGTGAAGAAAGAAGACTTGCTTGCAACAGTTCTATTTGTTTTCGACTAATAACCTTGAATGATTATATGGATTTATTGGATGAATTTCCCATTcctgaaatattaaaaaaggatattttttataatatatattttttaaaaactataggaataaaaaatatttgttcttttgaCTTTGTTACAGCTCCGATGttaaaatcattaaaaaGATGTTTTGagctattttatatattaaaattgatGGATATTGATGGAAATTTAATTGATAAAAAGCTAagtttattaatttgttatttacccttaaaatttaaatatagcatatttttattaaatagtaTAAGGTACAAATGTGTTGGAGAAGTCTCCATAATAATTAGTATGTTAATTAATGAacctatatttttatataacaataagAATGTGAACAGATTAAAAACAATGAGGTTATCCTTAATGGCAGAAGAAAGTGATATTTTaagttattataatatatttcaaaattttgaaatggcaaagaataaaaagagCTTTTGTAATGATAACTTTTTAGTTTATAGATCCATTAAAAAGGCTacgaaattttttattaaattaaaaaggataCTACATGATTTTGGAATAGATATGGAGAGGtcaaataatatagaattcatttttaaagcAAAAATATCTGCTTTCTTTTACAATGTTTCAAAAGTAGTGaaagataataaatatgaattattaaataagagAAGTGGACCTAGGCTATTTCACCTTGATTCTTTATCTGTTTTAAACGAAAGGGAAGAGGTTAAGAGAAAATTTATTGTATACACAGATGCATATTCAAATAATGAATCtagaatttttattagaCATGCATCTATTATTGACCCATCTTGGCTGACTAATGTATGTCCTTCCTATTTCTCCAACCAACACGAACAAAAATTTGAGGAAGTACAAACATGA
- the PmUG01_12079900 gene encoding mediator complex subunit 31, putative, whose amino-acid sequence MENDKLKEINEEDNKRVLILHRNYREGLFENRLRFECELEFVQSLSNMDYIKHLYDNKYFNDKNFLNYLKYLNYWRSKPYIFYIRFPICLYVLEILNDSKINEYLKNSNSFSNFIYYLKLHWLFFNYQT is encoded by the coding sequence ATGGAAAACGATAAGCTAAAAGAAATAAACGAAGAAGATAATAAAAGAGTATTAATTTTACACAGAAATTATAGAGAGggtttatttgaaaataggTTAAGATTTGAGTGTGAATTGGAGTTTGTACAATCGTTGAGTAATATGGACTACATAAAACATCtgtatgataataaatactttaatgataaaaattttttgaattatttaaaatatttaaattattggaGAAGTAagccatatattttttatattcgtTTTCCCATTTGTTTATACgttttagaaatattaaatgacagtaaaataaatgaatatctCAAGAACTCAAATTCATTTagcaattttatatattatttaaaattacacTGGTTATTTTTCAACTACCAAACTTAG
- the PmUG01_12079700 gene encoding proteasome subunit alpha type-1, putative has protein sequence MYRNLYDTDNIIYSPEGRLYQIEYANEAIKQGTCAVAVKSKDFVVVCGLKKSISKLSFHQEKLFKIDDHIGATMSGITSDAKVLTKFMRNECLTHKFLFDENINIEKLVRKVADKYQKNTQKSSRRAFGVGLIIAGYFKEPYIFETKPNGSYFEYIALSFGARSHASKTYLEKNAHLFEESSLEDLTIHCLKALRCSLSNENELTVDNTSLAVVGKDKPWEEISSLELVEYLAKVNIEQRNEPNQEEGINEKHQTNTQHEENEPSVQNE, from the exons ATGTACCGAAACTTATATGACACAgacaatattatttattctccTGAAG GGAGGCTATATCAAATAGAATATGCAAATGAAGCAATAAAACAGGGAACTTGTGCTGTGGCAGTGAAGTCCAAGGATTTTGTg GTAGTGTGTGGCTTAAAAAAATCTATTAGCAAATTATCATTTCATCaggaaaaattattcaaaatcGATGATCATATAGGTGCCACAATGAGTGGTATAACATCCGATGCTAAggtattaacaaaatttatgaGAAATGAATGTTTGACGCATAAGTTTTTGtttgatgaaaatataaatatagaaaaattagtTAGAAAAGTAGCAgataaatatcaaaaaaacaCTCAAAAAAGTAGTAGAAGGGCTTTTGGCGTAGGTTTAATAATAGCGGGGTATTTTAAGGAaccttatatttttgaaactAAACCAAATGGttcatattttgaatatattgcCTTATCATTCGGTGCAAGATCTCACGCATCAAAAacttatttagaaaaaaatgctCATCTATTTGAAGAATCATCGTTAGAGGATTTAACTATACATTGTTTAAAAGCATTGAGATGCTCCCTctcaaatgaaaatgaattaaCTGTTGATAATACATCGCTAGCTGTTGTTGGTAAAGATAAACCCTGGGAAGAAATATCTTCCTTAGAATTAGTTGAATATTTAGCTAAGGTAAATATAGAACAGAGAAATGAACCAAATCAGGAAGAaggaataaatgaaaaacatcAAACAAATACTCAACATGAAGAAAATGAACCAAGTGTGCAAAACGAATAA
- the PmUG01_12080000 gene encoding conserved protein, unknown function, translated as MKIRKNIFSKACYSSCIHNKNQKNLKLKKVGSPKDKLLENLNYYSRNEKKDILKKIFENITLKRCKVKEELLRFYLKDKDIKGILEEEKIFEESSKLFRIVQVQSNEEMLINKFNSFYDLLLFSIENLKRKSILSMNQKVFKFSDCSKCPSNNNTLEKYEFDVNNLDIIKKFMVIIDKNLTTYDNTSSTFKRFFCLHKFIIYFFNYSFPFIEIFDYKFLLKYTYLYIKLSLLESTQFFYEQKKKSENFFSVNISDEDLSYLSKNNNKNTLNLLLLLNNQVDHCDLLKLSELYSLYFKKIKIDELIKNVNNDSFEYVKNINEEKKDKSAFEKQHNNYGSILAVEHIPYEVTANEKNYKVNDMPHYHYGYFICVYFNFLFLLNKIVSNCIIFLPNIDKNIFHVLDCIGILCERIFEEHNNVGERKIKNLNLFLNNNDIENYIIKEIIKGRTMGNHFIGNKIEEKKKNNLLASRRVDEENYLLKEGTDYVENTENVLEQSENTYTNNFSHDLKRDILFRSNNDARNGREKFKYIYEGDEINFCNGLRIYNGKSVNDDVSFNSEEEQLLKLDLFYEECFLNLYRSTKNYVKLLFESMTDYFILYDCDSILKFLQIIYITRYMNMHNINVLFYSIRLNSEFLKIYQIKNILFFLALFKSSFIIKGINLQKSIYSWYNKRLIFFLRKKLELYFESSSLESSIKSIFLLCDLLNYNKVIKKILLKKLVLLNFNNIYPELFCQIFFLLNKLRFDASNKLFSELFLKHYKRIIPSLTCAETLDLIKNTEYLINKKKRKIFVIQILYFFRKLEQSSILRDDNTPVSLYCIFKLINIINKFKLYEYCRKDYFYPIYQFIFTANGVQNGLNKERKHHLLSDNNRDISKCNNNPSILVKNNEILLLDENEIDREDKRSDVLFSEKNESSISPRTVYGNGTFVRKECEGSIKIKLELLTINQILDLIYFCINTNRNIYSISELYTDLFYRLIRSTYFSKNQLNLTFRSIWMSRVFHAHFFKALVDIIINNKKIVDSSIFSLDILLCLCSYKHDKIYESLIISMFDICFNDIDKILKNINTQILFYYCFIFLEVYYPLLYLKVTKKRRNSFVKSEIIKGKLQNDGTDKNKKLIRKKDNFETNEEKEASSNIIDYNLEQYRINMNFKMIGKTKKMSNNLRESNQKNRINEDKIVTSRINAIYVEDSIDTATTVDILKYLKQLFFLQQKKHAYGYDLIKFYEILHKLNITKMKLNNAPNIFFKNQEINDLFVLNAYFPLLKFSILFIKKERVSKNVIKISDIWRMDKGTKKCGTITIDDASLLEVKNESSERNMGKKNICGSANVWSNVNCEYYLNNENKDSEIVSNSLFNDYCENQIDILAQKLYLYKNYRINVMVIPIEKVYMFFKIHDREEQNSIINESNIIFDRVYKEIMNSNKGQIFADVDILSSLMKKQLQYIFRLN; from the coding sequence atgaaaataagaaagaaCATTTTTTCAAAAGCGTGTTACAGTTCTTGTATTCATAATAAGAATCAAAAAAATCTTAAGTTAAAAAAAGTTGGTTCACCTAAGGATAAATTGTTAGAAAACCTAAATTATTACtcaagaaatgaaaaaaaagacatattaaaaaaaatttttgaaaatattacttTGAAAAGATGTAAGGTGAAAGAAGAACTCTTaagattttatttaaaagataaagatataaaagGAATTTTAGAAGAAGAAAAGATTTTTGAGGAAAGTAGTAAATTATTTAGAATTGTTCAAGTGCAAAGTAATGAAGAGatgttaattaataaatttaatagttTCTAtgatttattacttttttctatagaaaatttaaagagaaaaagtATTTTATCAATGAACCAAAAGGTATTTAAATTTAGTGACTGTTCAAAGTGTCCgagtaataataacacacttgaaaaatatgaatttgaTGTTAACAAtttagatataataaaaaaatttatggtTATTATTGACAAAAATTTAACTACATATGATAATACTTCCTCTACTTTTAAAAGATTTTTCTGTcttcataaatttataatttatttttttaattattcctttccttttattgaaatatttgATTATAAGTTTTTGCTGAAATATacctatttatatataaagttaaGCCTTTTAGAAAGTACTCAGTTTTTTTatgagcaaaaaaaaaagtcagaaaattttttttcagtaaATATATCAGATGAGGATCTCTCATATTTGtcaaagaataataataaaaatactttaaaTTTATTGCTGCTGTTAAATAATCAAGTAGATCATTGTGATTTACTGAAATTGTCTGAGTTGTATTCGctttattttaagaaaataaaaatagacgagttgataaaaaatgttaacaaCGATAGTTTTGAATATGTAAAGAAtattaatgaagaaaaaaaagataaaagcGCATTTGAAAAACAGCATAATAATTATGGTTCCATTTTAGCTGTAGAGCACATTCCTTATGAAGTAACTGCAAATGAAAAGAATTACAAAGTAAATGATATGCCACATTATCATTATGGTTATTTCATTTGTGtctactttaattttttatttttactgaATAAAATAGTTAgtaattgtattatattcttaCCAAATAtagacaaaaatatatttcacgTATTAGATTGCATAGGAATACTGTGTGAGCGCATTTTTGAAGAACATAATAATGTAGGTgagagaaaaattaaaaatttaaatttatttttaaataacaatGATATAGAAAACtacataataaaagaaataattaaagGACGGACAATGGGTAACCATTTTATAGGGAACAAAAtcgaagagaaaaaaaaaaacaacttATTGGCTAGTAGGAGAGTAGATGAagagaattatttattaaaagagGGAACCGACTATGTAGAAAATACTGAAAATGTATTAGAACAGAGTGAGAATACATATACCAACAATTTTTCACATGATCTTAAAAGGGATATCCTTTTTAGAAGTAATAATGACGCACGAAATGGCAGAGAAAagtttaagtatatatatgaaggtGATGAAATTAATTTCTGCAATGgtttaagaatatataatggGAAATCGGTGAACGATGATGTAAGCTTCAATAGTGAAGAAGAGCAACTTCTAAAACTGGACCTTTTTTATGAAGaatgttttttaaacttATACAGGAGTACCAAAAATTATGTGAAGTTACTCTTTGAAAGTATGACGGATTACTTCATTTTATACGATTGTGATAGTATTCTTAAATTCcttcaaataatatatataactagaTATATGAATATGCATAACATTAATGTTTTGTTCTACAGCATAAGGTTGAATTCagaatttttaaagatatatcaaattaaaaacattttgttttttctcgcattatttaaaagtagCTTCATAATTAAGGGTATAAATTTGCAGAAATCAATTTACAGTTGGTACAATAAAcgattaatattttttttaagaaaaaagttAGAATTATACTTTGAAAGTAGTTCGTTAGAAAGTAgtattaaaagtatatttctTTTGTGTGACTTATTAAACTACaataaagttataaaaaaaattttactaaagaaattagttttattaaatttcaaTAACATATATCCAGAGCTTTTCTGtcagatattttttttattaaataaattaagattTGATGCGAgtaacaaattattttctgAATTGTTCttaaaacattataaaaGGATAATTCCATCTCTAACATGTGCAGAAACTCTcgatttaattaaaaacaccgaatatttaataaataagaagaaaagaaaaatatttgttattcagattttatacttttttagaAAGTTAGAGCAAAGTAGCATTCTACGTGATGATAATACCCCAGTTAgtttatattgtatatttaaattaattaatattataaataaatttaaattatatgaatattgtAGGAAAGACTATTTTTACCCAATttatcaatttatttttaccgcAAATGGAGTGCAAAATGGTTTAAACAAAGAAAGGAAGCATCATTTGTTGAGTGATAACAATAGAGACATTTCAAAGTGTAACAATAATCCCTcaattttagtaaaaaataacgagatattattattagatgaaaatgaaatagaTAGAGAAGATAAAAGGAGTGATGTTCTTTTCTCAGAAAAAAACGAAAGCAGCATATCCCCTCGTACAGTTTATGGAAATGGGACATTTGTTAGGAAGGAGTGTGAGggaagtataaaaataaaattggaATTATTAACAATTAATCAAATATTAGATTTAATTTACTTTTGCATTAATAcgaatagaaatatatactcTATAAGTGAACTATATACAGATCTATTTTATAGATTAATTCGAAGCacttatttttcaaaaaatcaACTGAATCTCACTTTTAGAAGTATATGGATGTCGAGAGTTTTTCAcgcacatttttttaaagctttagtagatattataataaataataaaaaaattgttgatagttccattttttcattagaTATATTACTATGTTTATGCTCCTATAAacatgataaaatatatgaatctttaattatttccatgtttgatatatgttttaatgatatagataaaattttaaaaaatataaatacgcAGATACTTTTTTactattgttttatttttttggaaGTATATTATCCATTGctatatttaaaagttacgaaaaaaaggagaaattCTTTCGTGAAAAGTGAAATTATCAAAGGCAAATTACAAAATGATGGGacagataaaaataaaaaattaattagaaAGAAGGATAATTTTGAAACGAATGAAGAAAAGGAAGCAAGTAGCAACATTATTGATTACAACTTGGAACAATATAGAATTAATATGAACTTCAAAATGATtggaaaaactaaaaaaatgtCTAATAATCTTCGTGAAAGTAATCAGAAGAATCGTATAAATGAAGATAAAATAGTAACAAGCAGAATAAATGCTATATATGTGGAAGATAGTATAGATACTGCTACCACTgttgatatattaaaatatttaaaacaacttttttttctccagCAAAAAAAGCATGCTTATGGTTATGACTTAATTAAGTTTTACGAAATACTccataaattaaatataacaaaaatgaagCTTAATAATGCAccgaatattttttttaaaaatcaaGAAATTAATGATTTATTTGTTCTGAATGCATATTTTCCTCTTCTAAAATTttccatattatttataaaaaaggagagAGTCTCGAAAAATGTGATAAAAATATCAGATATATGGAGGATGGATAAAGGTACCAAAAAGTGTGGCACAATTACTATTGATGATGCAAGTTTATTGgaagtaaaaaatgaatcTTCGGAACGAAATATGGGGAAGAAAAATATCTGCGGAAGTGCAAATGTTTGGAGCAATGTAAATTGTGAGTACTAcctaaataatgaaaataaagacTCTGAAATAGTGTCTAACTCCCTTTTTAATGATTACTGTGAGAACCAAATTGACATATTGGCACAAAAActttatttgtataaaaattatagaataaaTGTTATGGTTATACCTATTGAAAAggtttatatgttttttaaaatacacgATAGGGAAGAACAGAATTCTATTATAAATGaatcaaatattatatttgacAGGGTGTATAAAGAAATTATGAATAGTAATAAAGGTCAAATTTTTGCAGATGTTGATATCTTATCATCGCTTATGAAGAAGcaattacaatatatttttcgtttAAATTAG